In Catharus ustulatus isolate bCatUst1 chromosome 31, bCatUst1.pri.v2, whole genome shotgun sequence, the following proteins share a genomic window:
- the ENDOU gene encoding poly(U)-specific endoribonuclease has product MELWILLLGAGIAAGHLYTAPGSCQGRCGEPFSAGDECHCHPECDTERNCCEDFDRHCGDAGFSRSRDSISEPELLQLSEQLYQLDLNKARPGDIALNPQHRAEPGDTGDKRDLSPQPLFKFVNEELFSKPTYASFIKLLDNYQRATGTEEEVTAEELREQEDFLQEVMKTQLMKKLFVFLKGKNRCSSEQEFLELLREMWFGLYSRGDGERDSSGFEHVFSGEVKKGKVSGFHNWIRFYLLEKQQLLNYLSHSFDGPWDSFPDVLGLRFSWDGFHKELGSAFIGSSPEFELGLYSLCFLARPGRACHLSLGGHPLSIQTFPWSKGTASSGRSFIATAYVMSP; this is encoded by the exons ATGGAGCTCTGGATCCTCCTGCTCGGGGCTGGAATCGCGGCCGGCC ATCTGTACACGGCGCCGGGCTCGTGCCAGGGCCGCTGCGGGGAGCCCTTCAGCGCGGGGGACGAGTGTCATTGTCACCCTGAGTGTGACACCGAGCGCAACTGCTGCGAGGACTTCGACAGGCACTGCGGGGATG ccggATTCTCCCGCAGCCGCGATTCCATCTCGGAGccggagctgctgcagctctcgGAGCAGCTTTACCAGCTCGATCTCAACAAAGCCCGGCCCGGCGACATCGCGCTCAACCCGCAGCACCGCGCGGAGCCCGGCGACACCGGCGACAAACGGGACCTGTCCCCGCAGCC GCTTTTCAAATTCGTGAACGAGGAGCTCTTCTCCAAACCCACCTACGCCAGCTTCATTAAGCTGCTGGATAATTACCAGAGGGCCACGGGCACCGAGGAGGAGGTGACGGCCGAGGAGCTGCGGGAGCAGGAGGATTTCCTCCAGGAGGTGATGAAAACGCAGCTGATGAAGAAACTTTTTGTGTTCCTGAAGGGGAAAA ATCGCTGCAGCTCcgagcaggaattcctggagctcCTCAGGGAAATGTGGTTCGGGCTCTACTCGCGAGGGGACGGCGAGCGCGACTCCAGCGGCTTCGAGCACGTCTTCTCAG GTGAGGTGAAGAAGGGGAAGGTGTCGGGGTTTCACAACTGGATCCGGTTTTACctgctggagaagcagcagctcctgaactACCTGAGCCACAGCTTCGACGGGCCC TGGGACTCGTTCCCGGATGTTTTGGGGCTCCGTTTCAGCTGGGACGGGTTCCACAAGGAGCTCGGCTCGGCCTTCATCGGCTCCAGCCCCGAGTTCGAGCTCGGCCTCTACTCGCTCTGCTTCCTGGCGCGGCCCGGCCGAGC GTGCCACCTGAGCCTGGGGGGACACCCCCTGAGCATCCAGACGTTCCCCTGGAGCAAAGGCACGGCCAGCAGCGGCCGCAGCTTCATCGCCACCGCCTACGTGATGTCACCctga